Genomic window (Novosphingobium sp. 9U):
GCTCGATCGGGCTAGACCTCGATTTCCTCGTCAGCCTGGGAGAGGGCCGCACGGCCGAACTGGACCTCGCGCGCCTCGAAGACCTGATGCGGCGCTTCGATCGGGGCGACTTCGATCTCGTCGCCGTGGGCCGCGCGATGATCGCCGAGCCCGATTGGCCCAAGCTCGTGCAGGCAGGTGCGCTCGACCGATTGAAGCCGTTCGCGACAAGCCTGATGGCCGATCCGCTTATGGCGCATGTGAAGTAAGGCGGGCAGGGTGGCGGCATGAAGCTATCCGTCCTGTTCCTCCTTGCCCTGCCCACGGCCACTTGGGCGGCGGCCCCTGCCGACGATGCGACGCAGCGGTCACTCGACGCCTGCCTCGCCGCGCCTGGCGGAGCCTCTACTGCGGGACAGACCCAGTGCGAGGTGACGGCCCAGCAAAGCTACGACCGGCGGATGAACCGCGCCTACACGCAGCTCATGCGCAAGCTTCCGCCCGCCGCCGCGGCACGGCTGCGCGCCGCCCAACGGGCCTGGATTGCTTTCCGCGACGCGGATGAAGCCGCGCGATCGGCGCTGTATGAGACACGGCAGGGAACGATGTACGTGCCGATGCAGGCCGCAGCGAGTGCGCGCATCGTCTGCGACCGGGCGCTGGAGCTCGAAGGCCTGCTGCAGGTGATGACCATCGACGACTAGGAGGCCCGAACGCCGGCGGCTGTCATCGACGTTGCGTTGCAATGGCTTGCCGCACCCGGCATGGTGATGCCCTGAGAGTTTGGGGGGAACTGCAATGCGCATGGTACTGGCTGGCTGCATGGCCGCGTTGGTCGCCGCTCCGCTCGCTGCGCAGGAGGCGCCGACGCAGGAAGTCTTTGGGCAAACCAACGCGCAGGGCGACGTATCGGTCACCATCTACAACAACGATGTCGCGCTGGTTCAGGACGTGCGGACGCTCTCGCTCGGAAGTGGGCGCGTAAGCCAGAGCTTCCCGGACGTGAGCGCGCAGATCCGGCCCGAGACGGTATCGCTGGCCCTCGCCGATGCGGCCATTGTCGAGCAGAACTTCGACTTCGATCTGCTGACCCCGTCGAGCCTGATGGAGAAGGCAGTGGGCCAGACGATCACACTGGTGCGCACCAACCCGGCAACCGGTGCCGAGACTCGCGACGCGGCGAAAGTGCTGGCGGTGAACGGCGGCGTCGTGGTCGAAATCAACGGCCATGTCGAAGTGCTGCGCGACGATGGTCTGCCGGTGCGCGCCGTGTTCGACAGAGTACCTCCCGCCTTGCGCGCGCGCCCGACGCTGTCTGTGACGCTTGCCAGCACCCGCTCGGGCACCCGGCCCGCGGCGCTCTCGTATCTTACCGGCGGGCTGGGCTGGACCGCCGACTATGTCGCCTTGTTCGACGAGAAGAGCGGCAAGGTCGACGTGCAGGGCTGGGTCACGCTCAGCAACACCAGCGGTACCACCTTCCGCAGCGCCAAGACGCTGCTGGTCGCAGGCGATGTCGGCAGCACCGATGGCGACGACAACACGCGCTACCAGCCCCGCCCGCCCCGCGCCACCCGATACCAGCCTGGCACCGAGACGGCCGGGCGCGAGCAGCTGGGCGACTACTACCTCTATCCCCTGGCTGAACGGACCACCATCGCCGACAAGCAGACCAAGCAGGTCAGCTTCCTGGATGCCAAGGGCGTGGCGGCCAGCTCCGGCTATCGCTTCGAGAACACCTGGCTGGCACAGGCCGACCAGCTGCGCAGCGCACAAAGCGTGCTGCGTTTCGCCAATTCGGGCGCGGCGGGCCTGGGCGATGCACTGCCGGCGGGGACGGTGCGGGTCTACATGCGCGACGCGCGTGGCCAGCCGCAGTTCACCGGCGAGAACCGCATCGACCATACGCCACAAGGCTCCACCATCTCGCTGCCGACCGGCGATGCCTTCGACGTCAAGGTGCAGCCAGTGGTCGTCGCCCGCACGCGCCTGCCTAACGACCGCTGGCGCACCCAGATGCGCTACCGCCTGACCAATGCTCGCTCGCGCCCGGTCACCGTCGAACTGGTGCAGAGCGGTCTCGACTGGGTCGACACGCGGATCACCGAGGAGAGCCGCAAGAGCGAGCGGCGCGATGCCGGATCGACCGTGTGGCAAGTGCCGGTACCGGCCAATGCCGAGGCGGTGGTGACCGCCACGTTCGACACGCGCTACTGATGCGATTGCGGTTCTGCCCGGCCGTGCTGCTGGGCATGATCCTGGCCGCCGCGCCTGCATCGGGCCAGTCGGCGGAAGAGGGGCAGGTCGTCACCTCCAGCGGTCCTGACCGTCTCGCCCTGACGATCTACCGCGCGCCATACGGGCGCGGTGCGCTCCAGCTGTCGTACCTGAACGGCTTCGCGATGATCACCGAGACGCGCAAGGTACGGGTACCGCGCGGCCGCGCGACGCTGCGCTTCGAAGGCGTGGCCGAGGGCATCGTACCGGTCAGCGCCGTGATCGCCGGCCTGCCAGGCGGCACCATCGAGAAGAACCGCGACACGCGCCTGCTGTCCCCGGCATCGCTGGTGGACGGCACGCTGGGGCACCTGGTCACCATCGCGCGCACCGACAAGGCGACCGGGCGCACCGTTCGAGAGGATGCGACCGTGGTCGCCGGGCCGAGCGCCGCCACCCGCGGCGGGGTGGTGCTGCGCACGCCCACCGGGGTCGAGGCACTGCGATGTTCGGGCTTGCCGGAGAAGCTGGAGTTCGCACGCATCCCGGCGGGGCTGTCCAGCCAACCCGTGCTCAGCGTGGTGACCGACAGCCCTTCGGCACGGTCGGTCACGGTCAAGTTGACGTACCTGGCCAGCGGCTTCGATTGGCGCGCCAGCTACGTGGCGACGCTCGCGCGGGATGGCCAGTCGCTGGACCTGTTCGCATGGCTCACGGTCGGCAATCGCAATGCCCAGGCCTTCCCCGATGCCGACGTCAGTGCCGTGGCCGGGCGGATCAACCGGGTCTACACGCCGCAGGTGAACGCAAGGATCGCGGCCCTGCGGCTCGTCTGCTACCCGCAAGGTACCACGACGTCCGATTTGCGCATGCCGGAGGCGAGCGAGATCATCGTCACCGCCCGGCGTCGCAGCGAAGGCATAACGCCGCCAGCCTTGGTGATGGCGATGCCGGCTCCGCCACCGCCTCCACCACCTCCGCCTCCGCCGCCTGAGAACTTGGGCGACCTGAAGCTCTACCATGTGCCCCAGCATGTTTCGGTGCGCGCCAATGGCCAGAAGCAGATGGCGCTGCTCTCCAGCTCGGGCGTCAGGTACGAGCGGCGTTACCGGCTCACTGTCCGGCCCAATGCCTGGTTCCAGAATGCGCCGGCCTCGCCGGTGCTGGTTCTGACCAACACGCGCGAGGCGGGGCTCGGTATCGCGCTGCCTGCCGGGACAACGGCACTCTACGCCGCGAAATCTGACGGGGAGCGGCAACTCGTCGGCCTAGGCTCACTGACCGACCGCGCCGAAGGCGAAGTGTTCCGCCTTTCCGCGGGGAGCAGCTCGCAAGTGCTCGTCGATCACGCCCTGTCGGTGTCGCCGGCGCACGAAGGCGTGATCCGCGTGACCAACAGCAACGGTTTTGCGACGAAGATCGAAGTGCCGATCGGCGGGGGCGGCCAGAAGATCAAGGCACGCGGCGCTGACCTGCCGATCGTGGACGGCGTGCCGACCTGGTACGCGACAGTGCCGGCCGGCGGGACTGCGGAACTGCGCTACGGCTTCGACTGAGCCACGTCGGGGATCTCGATCAGGAACGCCGCGCCGGGTATGTTGGCGATTCGGCATGCGTCCTGCGCGTTCAGCGAGACATGCGCCACCCCGCCACCTTCCTCGTGCGCGACGATCACTTGGCCGCGATCCACCATGAGATGCCGGGGCGAGCTGCCGCCCGTATGGCTCCACTCGCGCAGGTGCAGCTGTTCGCCGTCGATGGCGAACCGCACGAGGCTGTCGTGGCCGCGGTTGGTGACCAGCACCGTCCCATCGCGATCGAGCGCCAAGTGGCCGCCCAGGTTGTCTCGAACGCCGTCATGCGGGCAGGTGGGCACGGCACCGACGCAGGCAAAGTCCGGACCTTCGCGCCGGAGCAGTAGCAACTGCGCGCTCAGCTCGCACACCAGTAAGTCATGCTCGGCATCCGGGTGCAACAGCAGATGACGCGGACCGGCGCCGGACGGGGCGGAAAACGCAGGCGCGGAGGCCACGATACGGCCGCGCTCCAGCTCGTGCCGGAACACGCGGTCGAGGCCGAGGTCGACATGGTACAGCACGTCATCCCCGTCGAACACGGCGCAATGAGCGTGCGGGCCCTCCTGGCGCTCGGGAACGGGGCCATGGCCTGACGGCCGATAACTTGAAAGCAGCTGGCGCGGTGCGCCGCTTTCTGGGTCGAGCGCAAAGGTGGTCAGCGTGCCATCGCCATAGTTCGCGCAGGCCAGAGTATGGCCATCGGGCGAAAGGCTGAGGAAGCATGGCAGTGCTCCGCCGCTCGGCAGGCTGGCGACGTGCTCCCAGGCGCCATCGAAGCGCCACGTCGCGATGCGCCCTTCCTCCTTCTCCTCGACCATGTAGGCGAGGCGGTGGCGATCGGACCACACGACGTACGATGCATCTTCGATGGCCCGCTCGCAGCCGGTCAACATCAGTCGGCCGCCATCGCGCTCGAGGCGGTAGAACCCTTCGCCGCCCTTCTCGCGGTACGATCCGACCCAGTTCGCCAAGGCGCGGTCAGCCCGTCTTCTGCTGGATCGGCTCGATCCGCAGCATGGGGATGTCGCAGCGGGTGGAGCGGGTCAGCACGAACTCGATGGCTTCCGCGATTTCTTCCGCGAACAGCATCTCGCCATGGGCGATTGCCTCGCGCTGTTCCTCGTCGGTGCACTCCTGCATGTCGCTGCCGACCGAACCGGGCTCGATCACGGTCACCCGCACGCCTTTGTCGCCCACCTCCTTGCGCAAGGTGAGCGCGAAGTGGTTGATGCCGCCCTTGGTCGCGGCATAGACGCTTTCGCCCGGCGCCATGATCTCCGGACTGATCGAACTCACCAGGACGATCAGGCCGGAACCTTGCGCGATCATGCGCTTGAGCGCGCCGCGCGCGCAGGCCAGGTAGCCGACGAGGTTGGTGTCGATGACATAGCGCCAATCCTCGTCGCTCATCTCGTGGAGCGGCTGGGCGCCGAGGGCCGCGCAGGCGATCAGCACGTCGATGCCGCCCAGGCGCTCATCGACCGCTTCGAAGATCCGCTCGATGTCCTCCGGCTTGCTGGAGTCGGCGGTCATGCCGCACTCGTCCGGCAGTCCGGCAAGTTCCAGCACCTGTGCGAGCGGTTCGGGTTCGCGCCCGAAGGTGAGCAGCTTGGCTTCCTGCTTGGCCAGCGCGAGAAACGTGGCTCTACCTATGCCGGTCGTCCCGCCGGTTAAAAGGATCCGTTTGCCAGCGATGGCCTCGTGAGGCGTCTTTTCCTGTGTCATGCACGATCAAGCGCACGCCGGTGCTGCAAGTTTCGCGAATGCAGGCGGGTCGGCGCTTTTCAGAAACCTTCGGACGCAGTTGCTTCTCGTACCTTAATCTAAGTCAAACAGGCAGTTATTTGCGTGAGAGGGCGTGGCAACTGATCGCAGCGGAACGCGTTCAGCCAGCACATTCGTCAACATGGCCGGAGGTACATGCCGCAATGCCCCAAGCCAGCACCATCGAAGCGATCTCTCCAGAGACGGCGCATGCCAGCAAGGTGCTCACCGACACGTCACCACCGCTCGCAAGCGCACGGCAGGGCGGACTGGATCTGGAGGCTCGCCTCGATCGAGATACCGTATGGCTGATTATGCGGCGCAACGGCGATGGCGGTCTGGCGCTGCGCATGCCGGTGTTCAGCGACGATGCCAAGCCGAGGGTCCTGAAAGTGGCCGGTGCGCTGCTGGCGTTGGAATGCAAAGGCACCCTTGGCACTGCGCACCTCGTGGTCACCGGCGAGCCGTTCGGGCTCGACCAGCTCCGCGCCACACTGCAGTTCAAGCCGGCTCAGGATCTCGCAATCGATTGGGTGCCGCGGGATCTCGTGCCGTTCAACGCTCGCGGCGAAGCCCAGGCGACCACCGGCAACATCGAGGCGCACCAGCGCAAGATGAACACTGGACTGCTGTACTTCACCTTGCAAGAGCCGGCTTTCGGCAAAGTGCTCTATCTGCAGAACCTGACTGCGTTAAACGATTACTTCAACGCCACCGGCAGCAATCCCGGTGAGGCGGTCACCGGTCGCTGGCCAGACCTGGGCTACCAGTTGCCGCGCAATCCCGAGACCGAGCGTGCCGTGCTGCCCAAGGGCCAGGACCTCACGCTCTACGACACGATCCTGTCGGTCCGCGGCTACCCGCAGACGGGCGAGACGGACTCGGCCTGGCAGTTCCTCGACATGCTGGGCGCGGTGTACCACTCGCTGAACCCACCCGAGCCGGGCTACCACGATTGGGTCAACCGGGCGCAACGCACCGTCGCCGACCTGGAGAGCGCGCCCGACACGCGCATCCGGCACTATGGCCACACGTATTTCCATCCCTACACCGCCAGCGAGTACCCGGACTCGATGGTGCAGCTGTCCATCGCCTCGGCCCTGCTCGACTGGGGGCAGTGGAACAAGGAAGAGCACCCGCTCGTCCGCGAGATCGTGGCAGGGCTGGGTAAGTTCTACGATCCCAAGCTCAAGACCTTGCGCCGCTACCTCCCCAACGTCGGCGAGGACAAGAACGCCAACGCAGTCGACAGCTGGTATCTCTACCACCCCATGCTCAACCTCTCGAACCTGGCGCTGGCGGGCAATGAGAAGGCGCGCGAGCTGTTCCTGGACAGCATCGAGTTCGGCATCAAGGCGGCGCATCACTTCGAATACAAGTGGCCGATCATGTACGACGTCACCGACTTCAGCGTCATCACCGATGTCGCTGAAGCGGACGACCGCGGGCAGACGGATGTGGGCGGCATCTACGCCTGGGTCATGCTCCAGGCGTTCGAGCTGACACACGAACGGCGCTTCCTGGACGAGGCGGAGAACGCCATCGCGGCAGCGCAAGGCATGCGCTTCGACCTCAACTATCAGGCGAACTTGACAGCTTGGGGTGCCGCGGCCTGTATCAGGCTGTGGCGGATCACCGACCGCGACGAGCATCTGCACCAGAGCTACGTCTATCTCGCCAGCTTCTTCCACAATTGCCAGATCTGGAAAAGCGACATCGGCCTGTCGCGCCACTGGACCAACTTCCTGGGCGTCACCTGCCTGCAGGACGCGCCCTACATGGCGGCCTACGAGTGCTTCGACAGCTTCGCTGCGTTCGAGCGCTACCTGGATTATGTCGGGGCCGACATCATCCCGGGCGTCAAGCTGCTGGTGAACGAGTTCTGCCGCTATGCGCTGGATCGGGCCTGGTTCTTCTACCCTGACGCGCTGCCTGAGGAGGCGCTCGCCACCGAGAACCGCAACGGCCATATCGATCCCAAATTGAATTTCCCGGTGGAGGATCTCTACCCCGACGGTCAGAAAAACGGCCAGGTCGGACAGGAGATCTACGGGGCGGGCGCGGCGCTGATCTATGCCACGCGCGCGTTTCACCGCCTCGACGACGCGCCGTTCCTGCTGTTCTGCGACAGCTTCGTGCGCGCCATGCATCGGTTGGACAGTCACACGCTGAACTTGCGGGTCGACGGGCATGAGACAACGCCGGTGCGCCTGGCGCTGCTACCGCTCGACGGCAAGGGCAAGACGCTGCAGCTCAAGCTCTGGACGGCCAACCGCGAAGAGCTCGAGATCACGCAAGTGGACGGGCGCTACGAAACCTGGGCGCCCTCCAACAATTCGCTGCTGCTGAGCTGGAAGGACGAAGCCCGATGAAAGCCGCGCTCAAGACGCAGGAAGGCACGTTCGAGGTCCGCGAGGTCGATCAGCCGGAACTGCCCGGACCCGACTGGGTGCTGGTACGCGTCCGTATCGCCGGGATTTGCGGCACCGACTTGCGGCACTGGCGCAAGCACGAGGCGGACTTGGCCGGCCACATCATGGGCCACGAACTCGCCGGCGACGTCGTGGCTGTCGGGGATGCGGTGAGCAACGTCGCCGTAGGTGATCGTGTCGTGGCGGAGACGGTGCTCGGCTGCGGCCATTGTGAATACTGCCGCGCACGCCAGTACAACATCTGCCCGGATCTCTACGCCACGCGGCGCCGCACCGTCTCGCGCGCCTATGGCCAGTTCCTGGTCGCGCCGGCGAGCCACATCTACCGCTTGCCTCAGCACATCAGCTTCGAGGAGGCCGCGCTGGTGGACACCTTCTCGGTCTGTCTGCATGCGCAGCACCTTTCCGGCTTGACCATCAACGATCGGGTCGCGGTGATCGGCGCCGGGCCGATCGGGCTAGGGCAACTGATGCTGGCCAAGGCCAGCGGGGCCGACATGTTGATCGTCGACCGCGTCGCGAGCTCGCTGGCGGTCGCACAAGACCTCGGCGCCGATCTGACGGTGAACCCTGAAGAGGACGATCCGGTCGCCGCGATCAAGGCGTTCACCGGCGGTCGAGGCGCGGACATCGTGTTCGAGTGCGCGGGCGGGACATCCATGCCTCAGACGCTACCGCTCGCCACGCAAATGGTCCGGCGCGGCGGCAAGGTGGTGATCATCGGCGGCTTCGATGCCGGCGTCACCGAGATCGGGCTGGAGTGGCAGCGCATCCAGATGAGCGAGATCCAGCTCATCCCTACCGCCAGCTTCGCCTGGCACAGGCTGAACAAGGAACAGGGCGAGGTGGTCGAGCTGATCGGCAAGGGCAAGCTCGACGCCAAGCGCCTGATCACCCACCGCTTTCCGCTCGACCGCATCAACGAGGCGTTCGCGTGCGGCGAAGGCAAGGCGCAGACCGGCGCCGTCTTCATCGCGATCGAGATGTAACCATTTGCGAGGATGAGAAGCCGTTTCGATCGGCATGACCCTCCGATCACATCATACAATCATACAGACATTGACAGCCAGACCGCTCCATCTATCCTGAGCCTTGTGCATCGGCACGGCAAGAAGGGTGGTGCAGCGTGGGGTCGTCTGGTTTTCGCTCTTGGGCGATCGTCGTCATCAGCCTGCTGGGCATTTCCACGGGGCCTGCCGCGTTCGGCCTTTCGTCGATCGGG
Coding sequences:
- a CDS encoding lysozyme inhibitor LprI family protein → MKLSVLFLLALPTATWAAAPADDATQRSLDACLAAPGGASTAGQTQCEVTAQQSYDRRMNRAYTQLMRKLPPAAAARLRAAQRAWIAFRDADEAARSALYETRQGTMYVPMQAAASARIVCDRALELEGLLQVMTIDD
- a CDS encoding DUF4139 domain-containing protein is translated as MRMVLAGCMAALVAAPLAAQEAPTQEVFGQTNAQGDVSVTIYNNDVALVQDVRTLSLGSGRVSQSFPDVSAQIRPETVSLALADAAIVEQNFDFDLLTPSSLMEKAVGQTITLVRTNPATGAETRDAAKVLAVNGGVVVEINGHVEVLRDDGLPVRAVFDRVPPALRARPTLSVTLASTRSGTRPAALSYLTGGLGWTADYVALFDEKSGKVDVQGWVTLSNTSGTTFRSAKTLLVAGDVGSTDGDDNTRYQPRPPRATRYQPGTETAGREQLGDYYLYPLAERTTIADKQTKQVSFLDAKGVAASSGYRFENTWLAQADQLRSAQSVLRFANSGAAGLGDALPAGTVRVYMRDARGQPQFTGENRIDHTPQGSTISLPTGDAFDVKVQPVVVARTRLPNDRWRTQMRYRLTNARSRPVTVELVQSGLDWVDTRITEESRKSERRDAGSTVWQVPVPANAEAVVTATFDTRY
- a CDS encoding DUF4139 domain-containing protein — protein: MRLRFCPAVLLGMILAAAPASGQSAEEGQVVTSSGPDRLALTIYRAPYGRGALQLSYLNGFAMITETRKVRVPRGRATLRFEGVAEGIVPVSAVIAGLPGGTIEKNRDTRLLSPASLVDGTLGHLVTIARTDKATGRTVREDATVVAGPSAATRGGVVLRTPTGVEALRCSGLPEKLEFARIPAGLSSQPVLSVVTDSPSARSVTVKLTYLASGFDWRASYVATLARDGQSLDLFAWLTVGNRNAQAFPDADVSAVAGRINRVYTPQVNARIAALRLVCYPQGTTTSDLRMPEASEIIVTARRRSEGITPPALVMAMPAPPPPPPPPPPPPENLGDLKLYHVPQHVSVRANGQKQMALLSSSGVRYERRYRLTVRPNAWFQNAPASPVLVLTNTREAGLGIALPAGTTALYAAKSDGERQLVGLGSLTDRAEGEVFRLSAGSSSQVLVDHALSVSPAHEGVIRVTNSNGFATKIEVPIGGGGQKIKARGADLPIVDGVPTWYATVPAGGTAELRYGFD
- a CDS encoding beta-propeller fold lactonase family protein; protein product: MANWVGSYREKGGEGFYRLERDGGRLMLTGCERAIEDASYVVWSDRHRLAYMVEEKEEGRIATWRFDGAWEHVASLPSGGALPCFLSLSPDGHTLACANYGDGTLTTFALDPESGAPRQLLSSYRPSGHGPVPERQEGPHAHCAVFDGDDVLYHVDLGLDRVFRHELERGRIVASAPAFSAPSGAGPRHLLLHPDAEHDLLVCELSAQLLLLRREGPDFACVGAVPTCPHDGVRDNLGGHLALDRDGTVLVTNRGHDSLVRFAIDGEQLHLREWSHTGGSSPRHLMVDRGQVIVAHEEGGGVAHVSLNAQDACRIANIPGAAFLIEIPDVAQSKP
- a CDS encoding SDR family oxidoreductase, with the protein product MTQEKTPHEAIAGKRILLTGGTTGIGRATFLALAKQEAKLLTFGREPEPLAQVLELAGLPDECGMTADSSKPEDIERIFEAVDERLGGIDVLIACAALGAQPLHEMSDEDWRYVIDTNLVGYLACARGALKRMIAQGSGLIVLVSSISPEIMAPGESVYAATKGGINHFALTLRKEVGDKGVRVTVIEPGSVGSDMQECTDEEQREAIAHGEMLFAEEIAEAIEFVLTRSTRCDIPMLRIEPIQQKTG
- a CDS encoding zinc-binding dehydrogenase, producing MKAALKTQEGTFEVREVDQPELPGPDWVLVRVRIAGICGTDLRHWRKHEADLAGHIMGHELAGDVVAVGDAVSNVAVGDRVVAETVLGCGHCEYCRARQYNICPDLYATRRRTVSRAYGQFLVAPASHIYRLPQHISFEEAALVDTFSVCLHAQHLSGLTINDRVAVIGAGPIGLGQLMLAKASGADMLIVDRVASSLAVAQDLGADLTVNPEEDDPVAAIKAFTGGRGADIVFECAGGTSMPQTLPLATQMVRRGGKVVIIGGFDAGVTEIGLEWQRIQMSEIQLIPTASFAWHRLNKEQGEVVELIGKGKLDAKRLITHRFPLDRINEAFACGEGKAQTGAVFIAIEM